Part of the Patescibacteria group bacterium genome, TTGAAAGCCATTTTGGCCACCACAAAATTGTTGTCCGCGAGCGCGGAAAGCAACCTGAAAAGCCAAGCCCGATGGATTGTGTCTTCTCTTTTAGGCAAAATCATAAAAAATTTTTCTTAACTCATTAACTTTTCTAAAGTTAATCAATTTTTTATTGTCAAAATGAAATTTAGGATTGAAGTAAAGCATATCAGCCGCGGCTCGTTCCAAACTTGCCTGCCTAATGCCGTTTATTTCAATTATGCCAGCGGTGTTATGTAAAAATTTGTCATTCAATTTGCGGCAAATAAAGTCATGCCCAGCGACTTTAAATTTTAACGATTTCTCACCAACGAGCGTCACTGATAAGCTTAACTGATTAACAACTCCTGTTTTTGACAAAATACTTTCTGTGCTGACATAGCAAAATCCATGCAAAGCTTTAATGCCCAACAGCCAGGGATCAATTGCTGAAATTGGTAAAAGAGAATACATGCCTTTCTGAATACTATAAAGCGAGCCGTTTTTTACCAGCCGTTTAATAGTGGTATAAAGCGTGTTTTTATTATAAATACCCCACAAAACCATGAGGTCCTGGGTATGAAAAATTGTCTCTTTTTGTCTTGCTAAAATTGCTATTTTGTCCGTTCTTTCTTTCCGCGGCATAATAAATTGGTCATTATTTATCCTGTACATATATGTACAGGATAACATATCGGCTAATTTTGTCAAAATTCTTAGGGCGTTATTCTTAGGACTTACACATTTGAGTAAAATTAAGCCTTTTTGTCAGGCTGAGCTTGTCGAAGCCTGGATAAAATGCGGCTTTTTTCAAAAAAATATCCTTCGACAGACTCAGGATGACACGAAACGCGTAAGTCCTAATTCTGTTAATTAATCTTGGGAACGGAATTGTTTCCCTCACATGTTGCAGTCCGCACACCCAGGCCACAATGCGCTCAAGGCCGAAACCAACGCCGTGGTACAGGACTGACCGAATTTACATATGCCAAACCAAAGAGTTCGTGTACGCGCTCAATCATTGCTCGTTTTTTGAAATTAAAAAGAAAATTATTTCATTGAATGAATTCCCAATAATCATTCCATGACTCGCAATGAGGATCAGCCATATCGATAAGGCCATCCCTGTCATTATCCATCCCGTCTTCACATTGAAACGGCTCAACCTCGCTAGGATGATGAGGGTTGTATAAGCCATTTTCCATGCAGCTATAATCTAGCGCGTCTTTATAACCATTCTCGTCTATTATGTTGTCATTATCAATACCATCATTGCATTGAGTCAACTTCTTCGA contains:
- a CDS encoding amino acid--tRNA ligase-related protein, with the translated sequence MRSVLYHGVGFGLERIVAWVCGLQHVRETIPFPRLINRIRTYAFRVILSLSKDIFLKKAAFYPGFDKLSLTKRLNFTQMCKS